A window of uncultured Methanoregula sp. genomic DNA:
TCATACTTGAAAAAGGAGATGAAGATACCATTGCAATCAGAAGTAATGGGAGGCTTTTTTTCACGGATTCAAATTAATTACTTACAAATCTTTTCTGCCGCCGGATGGCGTTAACATTAATCGCAGCGACCCGGAAAATCCGGGGCTGGATTGAAAAGCAAAAGATTTTAGAACAAAAAAGCGCACTGTTGAAACAACACCCGGAATCAGAAGGATATAACACCAGCAAATGATCCTTATTGCCAAGTAATCTCTGTTTTAATCTGATTATTTCCTGGCAACTCAAAAAGAAAACTGAAAATTAAACATCATGGTAAAATAAAATCCCGGGTTTTCGAAATTATTAAAAAGTAATAACAAATATCCGATTATTATAGTCCCTGAAAATCTCTATTCTTTTTTGCTTGCTAAATAGATCAACAAAATACCAAACCCAATTCCACCCAATGAGACGATTCCTCCAATAAATAAATCCCCGGAACAGGATATAAAATATCCAATAAGACAGGTTATGACAACTATTACAACCGCAAATATACACTGTTCATATGCATTGATTTTCATCCACCTCCCATGTTATGTTGTGAGTTCCAAAAACGATAGCGACATTCGGGTGAAATCCTCTCAAATATCCGTTTCCCGAGCAAGTCAATTATTTCACGGACAATAAAGGGTATAACTTTCTTCGATATATAATCTTTTAAATATTTTTATTGGTTTCTGAATTCCCAAGACGTCGCAACTACAGGAGATTGTTAATATTTCAAAGATGTTTTAGAAGAGGAATCATTTCTTCTTCGAATTGTCTGTAACGTCATTATATGGAGATTGAGTCAGATTCAGACAAATTCCAGATAGATTCGTTCTGATTGCGATGATTTTTTATCTTTTTTTTATTCATCAGTCGGGTCGGGCAACGACAGCTGCTTTCAGCGGCCATGCTGAAACAAAAAGCCTACCGGCCGTTTGCATACCGTTCATAACCAACAAGGATGTGAATTGATGAAGACTGCATTTGTCCTGGTATGTTATGATATCCAGGAGACAAAACCCGCAACCGGCTCATTTATGTCCTGTTTGCGAATGGACTGTCCCGGGTCCAGTATAGTGTCTTTTACGGGAATATCCCGCTGGCGAGGATCGGACTCATGACCCGACAGATACAACAGGATTTTCCAAAAGACACCGATAAGATCATGATCGTTCCCTTATGCAAAAACTGTGTTTCACTCCTGGTGCAGGTTCATGGGAAATTGCCAACAGAGCCACGATCTTTCATTGTAATTTAACAATAATTAAATAGATAATTTTTTAAAACCACCTCGGAGTTGCGCTGACCTTAATAAACCCTGAGTGTCCGGATGGGTCAGCGAAATAACCTTGAAAATCCGGGGCTGGAGTACAAAGCAAAAGGTATTTAGAACAAAAAAGCGCACTGTTGCAACTAGACCCGGAATTGGAAGGGTATGAAAACCTGGTAACAGTGCGTGCCATCGCCCCAATCCCAATGTTGCAACTAGACCCGGAATTAGAAGGGTATGAAAACCTCTTAGAGGTACCTGATTTCCATTCCATTTTTTATCGTTGCAACTAGACCCGGAATCAGAAGGGTATGAAAACTCATCCCCACCATCAGCACTGCCAATAGCGCGATCCGCGATAGTTGCAACTAGACCCGAAATTAGAAGGGTATGAAAACGGCAACATCGGGGTGGTGTTCGGTTTTTTTCGACCATGTTGCAACTAGACCCGAAATTAGAAGGGTATGAAAACCGCCAAAGCCCATTCCTTCCTTGATTTGTTTTTGAAGTTGCAATTAGACCCGGAATTAGAAGGGTATGAAAACATCGTGACGTAGAACAACTCCTCCCAGTTGGCCGAGATGTTTCAACTAGACCCGGAATGAGTAGGGTATGAAAACATACCATCACTTGGGCACTCGGTACTTCGTCTTGTTGCAACTAGACCCGGAATGAGAAGGGTATGAAAACCAATCCGCAAACGTGCATATCAGCGAACCTCCCGATGTTGCAACTAGACCCGGAGTTAGAAGGGTATGAAAACAGGGGCGTTCAAAAATCTTTCGTGCAATAGTTTAGGTTGCAACAAGACCCGGAATAAGAAGGATATAAAAACGACATATTGAAAGCCATGCTATCGACATGATAGGTTGCAACTAGACCCGGAATCAGAAGGGTATGAAAACCAAGGGCGATGTGACGTATTCGGAACCTTTTTGGTAATGAATGGAACTCATAGCCCGGAATTAAAAGGGTATGAAACACTTCATCGGTTTCAAAATCATCTACTGATTTTTCCAAGGGAATTTTTTCTTAAAAAAGCAGGACCGAAGTCAGATAAATTCCGAATCTATCCATCCTGAACTTGATGCGCTTTTGGAGACTCAAATTCCGGTGAAGAGATGTGCAAAGCACGTATACTAATGGGCTGGGTATTAAACAAAATGTATAAAGAGCAAAAAAGCGTACTGTGCATTATCACCCGAAACGAGAAGGGTATGAAAACTGTGTAGGTTCGCGTCTGTTCCTTTGAGTTTTAAGGACCGAAACCACTATTCATCAAAACGGGCAAGGGAATTTTTACTATCGAGATACGATTGCATTTGACCCTCCCGAATAATGTCACCTGGGATCAGAAGGGTATGAAAACTATCCATAATTTTGTCTCTCTAAAGCATAGTTGACGTTGCAACTAGACCCGTAATCAGAAGGGTATGAAAACATCATCGCCCGAAAGGGCGAACTGCGGTGAAACAACGTTGCAATTAGACCCGGAATCAGAAGGGTATGAAAACTCTCCAGCATTAAAAAGCGCTCCCGCCAAATAGAGTTGCAACTAGACCCGGTATCAGAAGGGTATGAAAACTATCATCTTTCAGAAGTTTGAGCTCTGGAATCGATGTTGCAACTAGACCCGGAATCAGAAGGGTATGAAAACATCGCATTAGGAGTGCTAGCATATACCGCGAGATCTCGTTGCAACTAGACCCGGAATCAGAAGGGTATGAAAACCCTTTCTTGGTTTAGTGTGACTCCTAACATGTTGTGTTGCAACTAGACCCGGAATCAGAAGGGTATGAAAACTTGTGATTAATCCAGAATCTCTCTGTGTTCTCCCTTGTTGCAACTAGACCCGAAATAAGAAGGGTGCGAAAACCAGGAAATCGCTCAGTTCGATTCCGTTCCTCTCACGCGTTCGATGGGTATGAAGTTGTTTGTGAGTGTATTACGATTCCAACCAAATGAAAACGAAAAAAGGACAGATTGATCATGAAACAAATAATTCTTGAAACAACCGAGGACATTCCGTGCACGAAATGTGGCGGTATTGCCACGCAAGGAGCGATATACGACTTTTCGCAGCTGTATTACTGTAACGCGTGCGATGAAGAATTAAAACAATGGGGTACTCCGGAGACGATTTTCCGTATCCGGAAGATCTGAATCAGGCAATCAATCCATTTTGGAAGTTATATGCGACATGGGAAGATGAGAAGCCAGATCCATAATCCGGATAGTATGAAAACAATATCATCATTACCGTTACCTGAACGAATATTCTTATCAGAGTATATGCTCATATACCTCAGTATATGCCCCAAGTTACCTCCGTTAGAATCCGAACAGATACCAAGGCACTCCTGGATGATCTGAAACTGAATCCACGTGAGACCTATGATGATGTGGTACGCCGCTTAGCTGAAGCCGCGTATGATGATGAGCCCCTGACTACGGAAGAGATCGAAGCAATGGAAGAAGGAATTGCGGATATCAAGGCCGGTCGTGTCCGGCCCCTCCGGGAGATTATGAAAGAGCTGGGCGACGACAAAGTTATCGGGTCCGGGCATTCGTGATTTCGTGTATTGGATTGCGTTGTCACGGAGGGCGGAGAAAGACCTGGCAGAGATTCCCCGGGAGCACCGGATTCACATTGAGCGGGCATTAGAAAAGTTTGCCGAACACCCGGATCAGAGACACGATGTGGTAAAAGTCAGGGACAGCCCGAAAGTGGCACCACGATACCGGATTCGGATCGGGGAATACCGGGCAACGTTCTTTATCTGGCATAACCTGCTCCTTATCGAAATTATCACCATCGGGAAAAAGAAAAATTTTGATTATTGACCCATTCTCTTCTCCCGAACATTATTTTTTCAATCCGGAAAATAGGGAGGCTCTTTTCCGTTACGAATCTTTTCATCGGGAACCGGTTCTTTTGCACTGAGTCCCGGAATCAGCAGGACATGAAAACCGGCACTCATCACATGAAGTTACACCGGTAAAAGCGGTTTTAGCATACTTTTGTCGGACCGGACAGATCGATATCACCTGAATCATAGTTTAGTACTGTATAAATTGAACCCATTATCAGATGGATCTTACAAAAAAATCATCTGACCCTATTATAACGATTATTTCCGGCCATGGAAGAATTTCCGGTCTCCGGATGAACCCGCTTGTCTTTTTTTTGCAGTCCCGGGGTCTGCATTTCAGACCGGATACCTCGATTCACGGTTGAAATTCTCATTCAGAATGGAGTATTGTATATGTATCAGAAATCAGGGTTTCCAGACCAGATTGTCGCAGACAAGGTGTACTCGAAAGAAGACCTTGCAGGAATGTGGAATGCCATCGACTGGAAGGATGTCCGGGAGATGGTGTTAGTGCAGCAGTGCAGGATTGCCCGGGCTGCTCTTGAAAAAAATGTTGATGAGATCCCGCAATTGCAGCAGGAACTCGTGAGCTCCGATGAAGCCAGGGCTCTTGCTGTGTGGGAAGTCATGCACCGGAAGAGCCGTAACACCCCGGGTGTTGATGGCGTTGTCTGGGAGACACCGGCGCAGTGGATGTCTGCGGCTCTTCACCTGAACAATGATGAATATGAATCCATGCCGCTCCTCCGGTTCTTCATTCCCAAGGAATCGGGAAAACTCCGGCCTATCGGGATTTCCGCAATGCACGACCGGGCAATGCAGATGCTCTATACCTTTGCCCTCCAGCCGGTTGCCGAGACCTGGGGAGATCCCCACTCCTTCGGGTACCGGTTGTTCCGTTCCGCAAAAGATGCGTGTACTGCAATCCGTCAATTCCTTGATGAGGAAAAGGCAGACGAGATCTGGGTGCTTGATGCCGATATCACCGGATGCTTTGACAATATCCGCCATGACTGGATCCTCAGTCACCTGCCAATATCCCGAACGTATCTCAGGCAGGTGCTGAAATCCGGCTGTATGTATTGCGGCCGGTATTCTCCAACTACCCGGGGGGTTCCCCAGGGCGGGATAATATCACCGGTCCTTGCGAACATGACGCTCGACGGGCTGGAACCCCGGCTCATGAAAGCGTTCGGGAAACCCGGGGAAAATGATGCAGATCCACAAAATTCCGGATCCGGTCTCCGGTTCGTCCGGTATGCCGACGATTTCGTTATACTCACGACATCCCGGAGCGTTGCGGAAGAGGCATGGGACGAGATCAATGCGTTCCTGAAACCTCGTGGGCTCAGTCTCTCGGACGAGAAAACCCGGATTGTTCCGGTGAGCGACAGCTTTCATTTCCTTCACTGGCGATTCTGCAAAGAAGAAGAGGGATTATCAATCAGGCCTTCGGATGCCTCGGGGCACCATATCCGGGAGGTGCTCAGGGAGTTTTTCAATACGAAACAATTCCAGAATCCCGACGAACTTATCCGGAAACTCAATCCACTCCTTCGCGGGTACGCGTTCTACCACCGGAATGTTGATGCTGCTGAACTCTTCCGAACACTGGATGCCTGTATCCACGATAACGTTCTCGGGCTGCTCGGAACCTGGTTTCCCAAAGACAGCCAGAGATCCCTGGAGAAACGGTTCTTTTCCCCAACAGAAGCCGGTCCTCCCCAGTTCCATACCGCAACAGAATTCCTGTATATTCTTTCCTCAACACCCCCTTGTCCGGAAAAGATCCTGATAATGGATCTGAATCCCTTCATTGACCGGGATCTTTTCACACAACGGGAAGAGCAGGGGGACTCATTGGATCAGAGCGTATACCGGGAGCGGAAGCAATGCAGGGAAGAGGGGAGGAAATACGGGATTCCGGAATACTGGTGAGGAAAAAGATCAATGCTATAGATTTTGGATTTTTTCAACCGGCTCGGTTTTCTGCCGGGGGGCTGAAAAGAGTATTAGCAAAATGGTGATCTGACAAAAAATATTTTTCAGAAATCCGGTTGATTGATTCCCATGGGATTACCCGAACCAAGTGAGTCGGGTTGCCTCAGATTCCGATAGAGTTCCCAAAGAGACGGATAAAATTCTGATCATTCCCATCGGTAAAAACTGTATTTCACGCCGGGTAACGGTTCATGGGTTATTGCCAGAAAAACGGCAGTCTTTCATTGTCATTTAATAATGATTATATAGATCCTTTCCGGATTTTACGTCGAAGTCCCGCTGGTCTTTTTAAACCCCCAGTCCCCGGTGAGACCAGCGGAAAAATTCTCAAATCCGGGGCAGAACTGCAAAGCAAAAGGTATTTAGAATAAAAAGCGCACTATTGCAACTAGACCCGGAATTAGAAGGGTATGAAAACAAGCTGTGCCTTAATACGGTGATTCTCATTCGTTAGGTTGCAACTAGACCCGGAATTAGAAGGGTATGAAAACTTGCCCGTGGATTGGTAATAGTAATCGGTCAATCCTGTGTTGCAACTAGACCCGGAATTAGAAGGGTATGAAAACGCCCTTAAGGCTTTTGCAACTTTCTCATTCATTGTCGTTGCAACTAGACCCGGAATTAGAAGGGTATGAAAACACACGGAACCTCTGCGCTGCCGTTCCAATATGCAGTTGCAATTAGACCCGAAATCAGAAGGGTATGAAAACATGTATTGCACCGGGATTTCTATGGTGTTGACAAAAGTTGCAACTAGACCCGGAATTAGAAGGGTATGAAAACGCCAGTATCGGACGGACTGAGGCAATTTCAACAGATCTTGGTGTTGCAACTAGACCCGGAATTAGAAGGGTATGAAAACGGTAACTCTCCTTACCTGAAGAATCTTGTTTGATCTGTTGCAACTAGACCCGGAATCAGAAGGGTATGAAAACAAATGTACCTGAATCGCTGCAGACAACGGACCCTGTTTTGGTTGCAATTAGACCCGGAATAAGAAGGGTATGAAAACTTCGTGGATGTTTCGCAGTTCTTCGAGTAATGGAGATGCAACTAGACCCGGAATTAGAAGGGTATGAAATCCTCACCGCAAGAACATTCAAAAATCTGAAAATCTGGCAGACCGTTGCACAATCCGGGGCCGGTACTGCATAGCAAAAATTTTATATTAATCGGATTTAATGAGTAAATGGAGACTCTGGGCCTCCAGCTCAGGCTCTGGAACAATTTTGAAGTATTCTCTGATTTCGTGTTTTTGTCCCATTGAAACCGAATCATCCGGGCTTTTATTCAGGGCATCCTGCATTTATTGTCGGGCTCTCGATCTCATGTCCTGAATGTCAGGAAATGCCGGGAGACCCCCATTGAATTTCCCGGAAGACCGGATATCACGGACAGGTACGACACGATCAGAACGGGTATGCATTGATGTTCCGGCAAACAATCGGGAATCGTGACGGTCAATTCCCCCGGCTATTACTCCGGTAAGTTCCTGCAGATAAGCAGTACCTCCTTTTGTCAATTCCACGTAGACCACCAGGACCGGCGAACAACCGGTTTCCCGCCAGGTCACCGGATATCCCGAAGGGAAGGTGGCATTGGACCAGGTATCCCGGTTTACTTGCCGATAGCGATGCAACTGGAACCGACATTCTTCCGTGAGTAACCGGATTCGATCTGTGTCAGATTGCGGGAAGTACACCGGATCTCTCGGAATGATCCGTGATAATGTCTTCCGGCAAAATGCATGCCCCGTCATTTCTTTTGAAAAAACTAAAATGAGGTTATCCTTTATGTTGGAACTGGTGTTTGAAAGAGTAAAAGGAATTATCTTAAACCCTGTTGAGAATTTCCGGCTGGCGGTAAACGATACGATGTCGTTTACGCTCGTGTACTACTTTATCCTGCTTGCGGTATTCGGGATATTGTTCACCTTCACCCTGTCCGGAGGATTCGGGATGTTCATGCTGTACAGTATACAGGGCATGACCGCGATAATCCTGATGCTTGCACAGATGATCGTGTCCCTGTTCATCGGGGCGCTCTGGCTTCATGTCTGGGTGTATATACTTGGTGGCCGCAAGGGTGTCAGGAACACCCTGAAAGTGGTTGCCTATGCCATGACCCCGACCCTGCTTCTCGGCTGGCTCTTTCCGGTTGGCATGATTGTCGGGAGTGCCTGGTATCTGGTTCTTGAAGTCATTGGGATCCGGGAACTCCAGCAGCTGCCAACCGGCCGGGCGGTTCTCGCTGTTGCCCTCGCTATCGCAGTCGGGATTGTCATCTACCTTGTGGTTCTGTTCATGATAAACCCGGATTTCTTATCATCACTGTTCGGAGCTGCCGGGACTACGCAGAGTACATCGTATCGCTCTTCGTATTCCTATTAACGGTTCTTTTTTTTTCAACCGGTTTCTGTAAAGAAAAAGGATTTGGAAAATCCGAAACAACGAGAAATTGTGCGAACCTTTCGTGGTTACCGGCTCTTTTTTTTACCGGCTGTTTCCTGAGCCGGGAAATTGCTTGTTCCGATACTGAGTGGACGGGCCGTTTTTTTGTGGTTTTCGTAAGACCAGGACAAAAAAATCACCCTCCGGAAAACCACCATTCTCTCCTGTGGGGGTATGCAATAAACCCTGGGGGAAACCACATTTCGCACGATCCCTGCACCTCCCCGGTTGCCAAAACAAGCCCTGTACGGGCTCCGTTTCGGGGTTTTTGGTGACGGAACCAGACCCGGCCGGGAATTTAGTGCATCGCTTTTTTTAATCGCTCAAATAACGCTGTTTTTCAAATATTACGCCCGCATTAGGAGTATTTGTGTAACCTTTTTATTGCGTTTCTGTTGATCTGTGACCTACTACTGGCTGTTTTTTGGAGAATCGCGATTCCAGGCCCCCTGGCGTGCCCCGGATTGCGACCCTGAATTTTAAGAGTTTATGACGTGAATTTCGTCAAAATACGGGTTTTGCAGGGGTATTTTTTACCGTCGGAGCGCTCTTGCGGGGGGAAAAACCCCGTAATACGTAAATAAGCTAAAAGGATCCGGCTACTGGTGAAAACCGGTACGGGAAAATGGTTGCCAGAAAATAATCTTTTTTCGTTCCCGGAATTTTCCGAAAAACTTTTTCGGTTCACGGGATTTTTTTTTCATTCGTAACCGCAATATCGTGCCGGATTTTTTTCCGGTTTCTATTTGGTAACAATTTCAGCACAATATTTTTTTGCAGAACGTGAATCTGCAATCTTCCGGGAATTTCCCGGTTAATTAATTTATCAGAAGACCGGTTTTTTTTATTGGACCGGTTTTCAGCCGGGCGGTTGCGAAGAGTATTAGCAAAATGGTGATCTGAAAAAAAATAATTTTCAGAAATCCGGTGGGTTGATTCCCAGGTGATTACCTGGGCTGAACGATTACGCTGCCCGACAGATTCCGACAGAGTTCCCAAAGAGACGGATAAAATTCTGATCATTCCAATCTGTAAAAACTGTATTTCACGTCTGGTAACGGTTCATGGGGTATTGCCAAAAAAACGGCAGTCTTTCATTGTCATTTAATAATGATTATATAGATCCTTTCCGGATTTTACGTCGAAGTCCCGCTGGTCTTTTTAAACCCCAGTCCCCCGGTGAGACCAGCGGAAAAATTCTCAAATCCGGGGCAGAACTGCAAAGCAAAAGGTATTTAGAATAAAAAAGCGCACTGTTGCAACTAGACCCGGAATCAGAAGGGTATGAAAACCGGTGGCCACGACCACACACTATTTTCCGACTCGTTGCAACTAGACCCGGAATCAGAAGGGTATGAAAACTTGGGATGGCCCGAGGCGACAACGGAGTACTTTCTGGTTGCAACTAGACCCGGAATTAGAAGGGTATGAACACTGATCTCCCCCATACTTAACATCTTCAAGAATTTTGTTGCAACTAGACCCGGAATTAGAAGGGTATGAAAACGTTTGATCTTTTTACTGGTTTAACAGTGACACCGACCGTTGCAACTAGACCCGGAATTAGAAGGGTATGAAAACATATTTCCGCGTCTTAAATATACCGAAAAAAGATAGGTTGCAACTAGACCCGGTATCAGAAGGGTATGAAAACCAGTTCCTCAATAACCTCTTTGTTGAGATATTCACGAGTTGCAATTAGACCCGGAATCAGATGGGAAATAATTCAAACAAACACGAGAATTATTGACAGGAATGTTCGATCTTTTTCATTCCCGGATATAGCCGTCCTTAAATGACCATGGAAATATATTTAAGCAGGAATGTACAACATAAGAAATGCCCAGTTTTCTGGTGCAGAGCTCATGCTCTTGCATTTCTGTTCTTCTCAATGAATTCCCTGCACCGCAATCGCGAGGGATACCGGTATTCAGCCCCTTCGTGAAAAATTCCAATACACAATTCACCCGGCATCCGCTCCGTTGACTGCCAGGATTCACTCTCAATTACATTTCTCCAGAACGGAGACGATACCCTGCAGCGTTAAGAAGAACAGGATTCCTTCTGTGGCGTTCCGGTAATCGCTTTACCGGAACTTCCGCCGGCATCCGGCAATGGTTTTTCCAGGATCCCTGACAGGAATACCGGAAGGTCCGTTTCACGAAAAAGACCGGCACTCAGGACAAGCCGGACAGAACGGAATCAACAGGCGGATCTCTGCACACAGAAACTGCAATTAAGATAGGAGCATTTCCATGAAACCCAGAAAAAACCAGAACATGTACTGCCTTCCGGTCATCTCACTCCTGATATTCTTCGTGGTAGCCGGTCCATCGGTAATTTCCATGATGCCTCCGGCAGTAAAAGAGTATATCCCGGCGACAAACCAGTCCACGGGCCAGGGAATCGCGATACCCACCTATGCAGCGCCGGTTGTTACATCTGCCCCGGCCGGATCAGAGACAGGGACCCGCGAGTACAGCAATTCACAATACGGCATCGCTCTCTCGTATCCGGCAACATGGCAACTCACGGAAAATCCCCAACTCTCACTCAAGGATTATGGCCGGAAGACGCTGACGATTGCGACCCTGCGGGGCCCGGGTATGAATCCGGCAACCTTCTCGATCGATGTGGATCCAAGCTCTGCAACCGATCTTGATACGTACTTTAACCGGGCGTTTCTCGCACTCCAGAATACGTATCCACAGGGATGGAAGATTACCAAGCAGTACACCCAATTCCGCGTATCCGACAATCTCGCCTATCGTCTAGATTATTCGGTCAACCATGACGACACAAAAACGGATGACTACAGCATCGACATCATAACGATCGCCAGAGGAGCTCCGTATATCTTCACCCTCAAAGTAGCGGGGGCTGCATACAAAGAACAGCTCGGGAATTTTGAAGCAATCCTCAAATCCATCCGGATAACCCCGACAGCAATCACAACCGGGCAGGGATCCTGATGGAGGGCTGGAGTAAAAATGAGAGAATGCTCCTCCTGGGAGGCGTTCTCACCATCGCTCTGGTGCTGGTCGTATTGATGTCACAGTTCTTTGTCGTACCCATGTACAAGGAATCCGTCCGGAACGCCGAGAGGGCAGCC
This region includes:
- a CDS encoding Yip1 family protein; translated protein: MLELVFERVKGIILNPVENFRLAVNDTMSFTLVYYFILLAVFGILFTFTLSGGFGMFMLYSIQGMTAIILMLAQMIVSLFIGALWLHVWVYILGGRKGVRNTLKVVAYAMTPTLLLGWLFPVGMIVGSAWYLVLEVIGIRELQQLPTGRAVLAVALAIAVGIVIYLVVLFMINPDFLSSLFGAAGTTQSTSYRSSYSY
- a CDS encoding reverse transcriptase domain-containing protein, with amino-acid sequence MYQKSGFPDQIVADKVYSKEDLAGMWNAIDWKDVREMVLVQQCRIARAALEKNVDEIPQLQQELVSSDEARALAVWEVMHRKSRNTPGVDGVVWETPAQWMSAALHLNNDEYESMPLLRFFIPKESGKLRPIGISAMHDRAMQMLYTFALQPVAETWGDPHSFGYRLFRSAKDACTAIRQFLDEEKADEIWVLDADITGCFDNIRHDWILSHLPISRTYLRQVLKSGCMYCGRYSPTTRGVPQGGIISPVLANMTLDGLEPRLMKAFGKPGENDADPQNSGSGLRFVRYADDFVILTTSRSVAEEAWDEINAFLKPRGLSLSDEKTRIVPVSDSFHFLHWRFCKEEEGLSIRPSDASGHHIREVLREFFNTKQFQNPDELIRKLNPLLRGYAFYHRNVDAAELFRTLDACIHDNVLGLLGTWFPKDSQRSLEKRFFSPTEAGPPQFHTATEFLYILSSTPPCPEKILIMDLNPFIDRDLFTQREEQGDSLDQSVYRERKQCREEGRKYGIPEYW
- a CDS encoding type II toxin-antitoxin system RelE/ParE family toxin codes for the protein MSRRAEKDLAEIPREHRIHIERALEKFAEHPDQRHDVVKVRDSPKVAPRYRIRIGEYRATFFIWHNLLLIEIITIGKKKNFDY